The Nematostella vectensis chromosome 6, jaNemVect1.1, whole genome shotgun sequence region GCTAATCTCCCTTGTGCAGCGAGACAGCGAGAGCGAGACACAACGGGCgcggaggggaggggatggcaCGGAGAGGATGGCACGGAAGAGTGAAAAGAAGGGGATGACACGGAGGACGGACGAAGAGGATGGCACTGAGGGCGGGGACTAAAGGGATGGCACAAAGGGGAAGAGTGAGGGGATGACACgaaacggggggggggggggggggggtgacacGGAAGAGAGAGAAGAAGGGGATGGCACAGAGGACGGACGAATGGGATGTTCAATAGATTCAATTGATTTTAAAATGTGTGTCGGGTGTACAACCGCTTATCTTTCAACAGGTTCGCTGCTGAAATTGCATTTTCCCACAGTCTTTTATCTCACGGGATAGAGATGCTATTTGCTCTCCGTGCATTCCAGCTGACGTGCTCTCATGATCTTATTGTTTATGGCGATCAGAGCAAACTGAGGAAAAGGATGAatacaaacattttttgtCATTGTAATTAGTGGGCAGCTTTTAATGCTATGCGACATGGCGTTCGTTGTCGTAGTAAGTCAGGCTGGATGACAATGGTTAAGTCGGTGATTTCCAAATCTAAATCTATGCACGGGGCATATAACTATCCTGTTTTCagttaaaactatttttatgACTTACTGAATTACCAGAGTCAACTTCAAGATAATCCTAGTTGATTAGTTAAAAGGAGTCTCGACGGGCTTTTGAATGCCTTTCGGGCAATTTATTGCTTGTCACAGTGATGTCAATTAAACTGTACTCAGTTGCTTTCGATGAGTTGTAGAAAAGCCTCGATAAACTGGGATAAGGCtggaacattttcaatatACTGCCTACCAGACCCCTACTTTGAACAGGAAAGTATCAACATGGCCGTAGCTAGAAAATTTTGTGGGACGGGGAACTGGTGTGAACCTGATTTTCTCAGGTTTACCCCAGAAGAAATCAGGTTCCCCCTCTCCCAAGATCGGCTCTATTTACGTATACAAACCTACGTTACcgattgtttttctttttataaatgGTTATAAATGTGGGAGAGTTAGAACTATAAACCTATAATTGCCTTCTTCCTATAAAAATAGAAACTCGTCATGTATTGGAGACGTTATCACGATAACTTAGCACCTATTTTCTCCATCTCTTTTTGTCTGATGCTTACTTGTTTAAGCGAGACATCGCGACATCTCAGTTCCGCCTTGGTAATGGACTGCCTAGACATAGAGATAATAACATGCTGGATCTACAAGTTTGCGCTCCGAAAAAAAACCCCTAAACTAATCAATTGTCTGTGACTTTATTTCAgttttctttttgtgttttacaatatatacagtatatgAAGTATATATCCATGGTTTTAAGCACTTGTATTTTTTGATGGGTAAATGCTCAGATCATCACGTGTAAATAATTTGTAAGCTATCTGTTTTCACGTGATATGCAGTCACATTGTAAAATATGAGTATTTAGTGGCTAACCAGGGACGTGTCACCATAGTTTCTGGTCACTTCTATCAATCACATCAGCTTTTCACGTCGAATGGACCAAATAATTTTTTCTCTCTATTGTTTTCTCGCGATAAAATAAGTATTCAACGTCCTACTGTTACGAAAGCTCCCTGGAATCCTTTATCCATCCTATCCATTGCTAGAAAAGCATATTTCTCAACAGCGATGCCCTTTTAGTACGCATCCGTCAAAATATTCGCTTTTTCCTCAATAAGTTTGGAGTCTTTcccaggggcggatacaggggggggggggggggggggtggattgggtggatttCCACCCCCCTTATTGAGCAAAAaggattaattttttttttgaagagagtaaatgtctgagggaagggaggtactgtccatttTCCTTCGCATGCTTGACTTTGCAGACGCGACCCAATTCAGAGTAAAGGattgtaagatctatgtagtgaCGCGCCAAGAACCACTgtatcagttataagccgtctatccggccattattcACCCCCAATTTGGAAATCCTGGATCTGCCCCTGCTTCCAACATGTTGAAACAGCACGGCTTTGTTGGGCCATGCGACGTTGCATACTTTCACAGCACTGTTTGTACACAGAGATGATTtactattaaaaaaataaggtccAATGACAATCGACCGTCGACTGTCCCACAATGTCAACACAATGCACAACGATTCCGAAAtctagaggggggaggggggtaaggGTATAAGATAAAGAGTCATTGTGAAATCTGGGGGGGATTAGTGTACTAGTCATTtccttaaaaagaaaattttagaaaatactccccctcccctatgGGCGCAATGGCACTGCTATTTACTTATTTTAATAGAATtccctttttattttcttcattaTCCCTTTAGTTATTTTGTCAGTCATTTCGCAACGAGATAAGGAGGCACACTTTAACCCCCCATTACATCAAATCAGggctattttgttttgaaagctAGAGAGAGCTTGAGGTCTCTAGCTTGATATCCACTAAACAcacagtgaaaacatgaaaatacATGAAAAGCACAGCTAGAAAAGGAGGTCGAGTCTACAATTCTTTAATCCCTCTTATGAAATCGAATcaaggcttttttttatagaaaaaagagCGAGCTTAAAGCAACTGATACCATAAGATCTTTTGTATACGTTCTTGACTGTATGTATAATGTGCAGTTTATTGCTATGGAATAGCGGTGGTCTTTGAAGATCCTCAAACTTCTTATCATCGATAAACTGGAGGTATTGAATTCTTTCTTTGCCCCTTTTCACTTGAATGGTAACATTACCGCGGGATCCGGTAGGACGCCGACCTCTTAATGTGACAGGGCGTCGGCGCATGAATAATTGCTAAGGGCATTGCTGTATATAAATTAAATATCTCCAGTGTATTTCTAAGGATAAGAAAAGGAAGGAAAGTACCATCTTTATCGGGTTTGGACACATGGCGTGTGATTGTGATTGCGTGAGAGGCAGAAAAAGGAGAAGCGCTGGATCTTCGAGATGGCTGTTTGTAGGGTTTCACCCACACATAAGCAATTCTATATAAAACACAGACGTTTTCATAATTAAAAGCATTTGTACACGCATGCTATGCTAACAGGCTTAAgtgattaaaataattttttaatttaagaTGTTGAATAGAAAGTCTATTTGGGTACCTTTCTTATTTGGCCACAGTAGCTGTTAAATCAAGCATGTATAACGTGACCACTTTTGTACGTACATCCCCCTTTCTATtcccctacccccaccccacccactttctaccccccttcccccgccccctttctaccccccccccccttcctccgCCCCCTTTctaccccccttcccccgccCCCTTTCTCTTCACGGTAGGTATTGACTTTGTGGAATGCTTAGTAGAAGTGATAGAAACGCACAACTCGGACTTCGATTCTGCGGGGCGGGACAAGACAGAATTTTGGAGGAATCTTTTTATTATTGAGTGACTTTGACATGCTCTCATCACATGAATTGCTCAATATTTACCCACCTCGGAAGACCAACGGATAATACTTAAACTTAAGGACTTTTTTTCCGGCTTTATCCATGTCTTTTAACACGTAATGTATCAAGAAAAGAAATTGTGAGtgatcttgttttttttaacagcaCAGTGAATGTATCTGACTTAAGACGGTCAAATACCGAATAGTTAAGTGAAATTTTTCCGCGATTATTCAGTTTCTGTTATCACATTATCTCTAAAGAACgcttctttctttttgtaaGCTCATAGACTTGATAACATCAGGATATTTCCGGCAAATGCTAAAGTTCCGGGCTATGTTAGGGAAGCAACTGGAATGAAATGgactgtaaaataaaaacaccgcAACCTCTTCAATCCCACCAAATGTGCGCCAGTCAAATGGTCGAATTAACGAGGTGGCACCGAACAATACAGACCAAAATCGCATTTGGCCTAAGCTCCCCGGTTGCTTTTTTCCATGTTATCTTTCTACGCTTTCTTAATAAATATTCTAAACCTCCCTTAAATAAACTGTCATTGTTATTTCTTTCCTGGCTTTGCTTTGCCTAAAGTGTTCTTCTATGTATTATAATTTCATTGAAATGGCTTAACAGCTATTTCATAACATGCGCATGTATATTTTGGCGTCAGAAAAGTAACTATTTTAACTGCCGGTAATTACTTCAAATGATTCAATAAATGGAATCATCACAACTTACACTCAACCGTCTTTGCAGACATCGCTCTTGCTTTGTTCGAGCTGCGAATGGGACGGGCCCAGAGTTGATTCGCGTTCTCATCTCGCTTGCACAGTACGGCAATCTGGACGCGTCTTAGTAGCCTTAGAGCGGCTTGTCTCAGCTCGCGTGTAAACGCAATATATATGAATGGATTTAAAGCTGAATTCAAGTTCGGCAAAATGGTAACAAAGAGAACGCTGTTGAATTCTGCTATTACGGGATGAATGACGGACGGAGACCAAAGACTTTTCAGTACAAGTACAAAGAATGGAAACCAGCATATAAAGAAAGCGCCCACTACGCCCGCTATCATCTTAGTAGCTTTAATCTCACGTTTGAATGTTGCTATACGATCTCGAGTCAGAGTGGAAGAACGAGGCCGGCACGGCTCTGGAGAGACTAGGTTCTGCAAGGCCTTCGCGTGGACTCGGGCAATGTGGGTTAGGTAGGAATAGGTAAGAATTACTATAAGGAGAGGCATATAGAATGCAAATATTGCAACTACTGTATAGTAAATCGGGTCGTTTTTTCCGcaaatgctagttgttttgaACACCGCGTTCCCTGGGTTGCTCCAGTTAAGATTTCCTAGCGACGCCCAGATTATAGAGTAAAGCCAAACAAAGCAAACAATCCGAAAGCCATTGCCGTTATTCATCAATGAATGATACCTCAATGGGGACTTGATCGCCACAAAGCGCTCAACACCCACCGCAGCGAGGTTCGTTATGGAGGCACAACACGCGAACGAGTCGATCCATATCCAAAAAGCACACAGTTCCATTCCCAGACACCAGTGGTTGTTTCTCACCGTCTGGTGGATGCGCCAGGGCATCGAGAACACCGACACGAGCAAATCCGCAGTTGCAAGCGACACAAGGAGGATGTACGTAGCGCTGTGAAGACATCGGTAGCACGCCACTGTTACTAGAACCGCGGCATTACCAAAAAACGCCACGGCGCATATGATGCTCAGAACAACAGTCAACACGAGGTTCGTGACGCTTGGCCGTACGCTGCAGCGATCGAGCTCTTCACTCACTGTGTTGTTCATGAGTAAGCTGAAGTTCTGGTCCGGATGGAGGTCCATCGTCCCTACCCCTCTTTACCGATGCCGTAGACTTACTGCTCAACCTTTAAGCACTGTGATTTTACTGATGAGTTGCTTCCTCTTCCTATGACGTGCGTCGTTAGCTAAAGCGCCCTCTTTTCAAATGCCCAGATTTACATTACGCCAACAATAGAACTTCTTTTTGACGGGAACATCGCTCAGCTCTCCCTCTAGGCTCGGAAAGGTTTCCGGAACTCTTACGGATGGCGTGAACCACCGAAGGCGGGCTTTTATAGATCTTACATGCAAACAAAGCTAGGTTATATCCCTTTATACTGCGCGAGAAACGGCGGTGAGCGCAAAAACTCGCCATGCGCATTGAAGTTGCACTTTGACATGTCTTCCTTTGAGCCTTATGTCTATTTGCGCTGTTTTCTCAGAAGTCTTTAGATAAAGTGTACAGAACAAACAAGTACGTTTGCGGAGATATTAAATTCTGGGGAAAATTTAATAGGCAGTGGGGGTCAAATTGCATATTTATCTCTTTGGGCGTCAAAAATTGTTTGATGTcacataaataaaattaaaccGCGCTGGTGACAGAACTGCCAGTAACCGCTCAGAAAACATATGATAAATCTACCGACATTGATATCTGTTGGATACTTTCTTGCTCCAGGGCAATTCCACTGTTTTCACCGTCATTATTGGCTATATAAGTACTGAGTATTGAGCGTTTATTTTCTAATATAATTAAAAGGATGTTTTTGGTCTAAAAAGGAAGCGAAAAGCTTTCATTCTATATGTCGTTTGCGTGtcctttttaataaaaaaaaaaccgccCGCAAAACTCAGGGATAAGACCAAAGATAAGATTACAAAGGAATTTATTGCTCTTAGTTCTAAAATTAAAGGCCTTTCGTTTTTTAGCCATCTAGATGTTTAAGATTAGAGCTTATTAGGTAATAAGTCAATAGCTACGATCTAAATCCCCGGCCAAGATAAATACATTAGTGGCTCATGCGGAATATTAATGAAAACCAGCAATAAATCTTTGTATTTTCTCTTATCGGTAAAAACATGGTGTACTGAGAAAGGAAATTAAACTTATTGTATGTTATGACTTTAAAAAACTGTTCACACAAAACAGTAATAAAATATGAGCGCCAGTTTGGACATAGCCCGCGCGACTTATCGACGTATTTTCGTGTTTTCAAAATATCTCTTCTTGTTCCGCTTTATTTAGCTTTTTGCTCTTAAGCGACAATAAAGGCGTGTACCACTGTGTCCGTTGTTATATACAAACACATTTTGCGATGCGTTCTCCTCGGAATGAGATATATCTATCAGGCATTCTAGGATACTTCTAGAAGAAGTCTTGCATGCTGGTTGATCTAAATCACGTCTTTTTCAATGTCATCTAATTTGAGAATTATCGGCTGTTCATCGAGGTTGAAATGAAATGTTCTTAAAATCTTGGCATTTAATTTCCCATATCAACAAACCAGTGTCATTCGTGAGCTATGAAGTCCCCTCTTTCAAGCTAATAAGACAATAAAATTGTACTTAAAATTTTGCTGTCCAAGGTTTTATTGTTAGTTTTTCAAGACTTTAActaatagatttttttatcatcgTTCAATTGGTTTAAGTCGACTCTCACAAGATTATTCAATCAAGAGACAATTGAACACAAGCCTTGAGctacaaaaataaattgtacCCGGGTATTTCGATGTCTTCGATGTACAGggttgatagtacccgggtattccgatgtctttgatgtacaaggttgatagtacccgggtattccgatgtctttgatgtacaaggttgatagtacccgggtatttCGATGTCTTCGATGTACCAAGTGGCtagtacccgggtattccgatgtctttgatgtacaaggttgatagtacccgggtattccgatgtctttgatgtaccaAGTGGCtagtacccgggtattccgatgtctttgatgAACAAGGTTtatagtacccgggtattccgatgtctttgatgAACTAGGTTGAAAGTGCCCGGGTATTTGTATGTCTTCGATGTACAAGGTTTATATTACCCGGGTATgccgatgtctttgatgtacaaggttgatagtacccgggtatttCGATGTACAGGGTTGACAGTACCCGGGTAttccgatgtctttgatgtacaaggttgatagtacccgggtattccgatgtctttgatgtacaaggttgatagtacccgggtattccgatgtctttgatgtacaatgttgat contains the following coding sequences:
- the LOC5521027 gene encoding D(2) dopamine receptor, whose protein sequence is MDLHPDQNFSLLMNNTVSEELDRCSVRPSVTNLVLTVVLSIICAVAFFGNAAVLVTVACYRCLHSATYILLVSLATADLLVSVFSMPWRIHQTVRNNHWCLGMELCAFWIWIDSFACCASITNLAAVGVERFVAIKSPLRYHSLMNNGNGFRIVCFVWLYSIIWASLGNLNWSNPGNAVFKTTSICGKNDPIYYTVVAIFAFYMPLLIVILTYSYLTHIARVHAKALQNLVSPEPCRPRSSTLTRDRIATFKREIKATKMIAGVVGAFFICWFPFFVLVLKSLWSPSVIHPVIAEFNSVLFVTILPNLNSALNPFIYIAFTRELRQAALRLLRRVQIAVLCKRDENANQLWARPIRSSNKARAMSAKTVECKL